AATATAAATACGAGTAAATGGAAGTTCAAGGAAGAATTAAAATGGTTGGAGAGACGCAATCATTCGGAAGTAATGGGTTTAGAAAAAGAGAAATTGTAGTCACTACCGACGAGCAATACCCACAGCATATTATGGTGGAGTTTGTTCAAGATAAAACCGATTTATTAAATAATTACCAAGTTGGACAACAAGTAAAAATTAGTATTAACTTACGTGGTAGAGAGTGGGTAAATCCACAAGGCGAAACCAAATACTTTAACTCTATTCAAGGATGGAGAATCGAGGCGCTTCAAGCTGAAGCCGGAGGAGCAAACATGCCTCCTGTACCACCAGCTGATGCTTTTGAGCCTGCAGGTGATTTAAAAGAAGATGATTCAGACGATTTACCTTTCTAAAATGTAAACACATTCATTTCCGCGAAAGCGTAAATATCATATAACACAAATAGGCTGTCTAAAAAGTTAAGAACTTTGTCATATTGAGCCTGTCGAAATATCATAAATACACATATTTATTGTGGTTTCGACAAGCTCCACCTGACAAGTATCACGTTAAACGACTTTTTAGGCAGCCTTTTGTTTTTTAGAAATTTATTATGTACTTCCTCTCTAAAGACTTGTGGTTCCCAGATGTTGGTAAAGCTTTTGCCGACGGTTTACTTGCAGTTGGTGGCGATTTATCGGTTGAGCGTTTGTTATTGGCTTATCGCAGTGGTATTTTTCCTTGGTTTAGTCAGGGTGAACCTATTTTATGGTGGTCGCCAAACCCCCGTTTTGTGTTGTTTCCAGAGCGGTTAAAAGTCTCCAAAAGCATGCGGCAAGTGCTAAGGAATGGTGGCTTTAAAGTTACCGAAAATAAGACATTCGTTGAGGTGATGCAATCCTGCTCCAAAATAAAACGTGAAGGTCAGGACGATACTTGGATTACCCAAAGTATGATTTCTGCTTATACCAAGCTTCACGAATTAGGTTATGCTAAATCGGTTGAAGTTTGGAAAGATAATGAACTGGTGGGCGGGCTTTATGGCATCGACTTAGGAAATGGCGTATTTTGTGGCGAAAGCATGTTTTCTAAGGTGAGTAATGCCAGTAAAGTAGGATTCATTTCCTTGATTCAAAATCATCATTATAAATTGATTGATTGCCAGGTTTATACCAAGCATCTAGAAAGCTTAGGGGCAGAAAATATGTCTAGAACCTCCTTCTTAAATTATTTAGAAGGCTAATTTTTTAAAGAAATTAATATCTTCATTGAAATTATAAAGCTTAATATATGAAAATAGCCTTATTTAGTTCAAAACCATACGATCAGGAATATTTTGAAAAATATAATGCCGATTACAATTTCGATTTTACGTTCTTCGAAACACCACTTAACAGTCATACGGCCAATTTAACCAAGGGTTTTGATGCTATTTGCTGTTTCGTAAATGATAAATTAAATGCTAATACCATGGCTGTTTTAGCGTTAAATAATGTCAAATTAATCGCTTTGCGTTGTGCAGGATTTAATAATGTAGATTTAGATGCAGCAAAAAAACATCAAATTAAGGTGGTTCGTGTGCCAGCCTATTCTCCAGAGGCCATTGCCGAACATACTTTGGCTTTAATTTTAACGCTTAATCGTAAAACCCATAAGACCTATAAAAGAGTACGTTAGGGTAATTTTTCTCTTAATAAACTCATTGGTTTTAACTTAAGTAATAAAACCATTGGCGTTATTGGAACAGGGAAAATTGGTGCTACTTTTTGTAGGGTTTTAAGCGGATTTGGCTGTGAGATTATAGCTTATGATGTGTATCCCTCGGAAGAGTTGATAGAACAGGGTGTCAAATATGTTGCTTTAGACGATTTGTTTAAACATTCGGATGTGATTGCATTGCCCCCTGCTCGAATCTACTAAGCATATCATTAATAAAGATTCTTTAAGACTGATGAAAAAGGGTGTCATGATTATTAATACCAGTAGAGGTGCGTTAATTGAGACGGCAGATGTTATTGATGGTTTATCTCAGAATAAAATAGGGTATTTGGGGATCGATGTTTATGAGCAAGAAGAAAATTTATTTTATGAAGATTTGTCGGAGAGCATCATTCATGACGACTTATTGTTGCGTCTAAACAGCTTTCCAAATGTTTTAATAACATCTCATCAAGCGTTTTTCACAAAAGAAGCCATGTTTGAAATTGCAACCACAACCTTAGAAAATATTAAAGCCTTTATAAACGGGGAGAAATTAAATAATGAAGTGGTTTAAACTTCTTTGTATCTAAAACAATCTACCATATGGTCGTTAACCATACCTGTAGCTTGCATGTGAGCATAAATCACGGTTGATCCCACAAACTTAAAGCCACGTTGTTTTAAATCTTTACTTATGGTATCACTAAGCGGGGTGTTGGCTGGAACTTCTTCCATGGTTTTAAAATGGTTTTTTATAGGTTTTCCATCTACAAAACCCCATATATAGCTGTTAAAACTTCCAAATTCCTCTTGTATTTTTATAAAAGCTTGAGCATTGGTTATGGTCGCTTTTATTTTTAACCGATTTCTGATAATACCTGCGTCTAAAAGTAGAGCGTCGATTTTATCTTGCTGGTAATGGGCTATTTTTTTATAATCAAAAGCATCAAAAGCATTTCGGAAATTTTCCCGTTTTCGTAAAATAGTAATCCAACTTAATCCTGCTTGAAAAGTCTCTAAAATTAAAAACTCAAATAATAATTGATCATCATGAATAGGAACACCCCATTCCTTATCGTGATAAGCTTCGTATAATGTATCACCTTGACACCAAGAGCATTTGGTTTTCGTGTTCATGTGTTTGATTCTGTTGGTTTTAAATTTGAATTATGACAAATGTCATCAAAATTATCTTGTTAAGATGCTAAATTTGTTTCGTTAAAATATTTTCCATTTTAAACATAAGGCCTATGAAATCCATTATAAAAGAAAGTTTAGAGCGTAGCATGTCCTATGAAGCGTACCGTGCTTTAGTAAAACAATTAGTTGATGAGCATTCGAATACTGGCGTTAGTAAATCGGAAGAATTGGCCGATTTTACGAAGTTGAATGAAAGACGCATGAAGCGCTGGGATAAAACGATAAAGCTTACCGAACAAGCTAAACGTTGCATGAAGGACTTTCAGCAAAATGTAACCTGGTTGGTTATTACCGAAAGTTGGTGTGGTGATGCAGCACATGTACTACCAGTGTTATACAAAATGGCTTCACTTAATGATAATATTGATTTTAAAGTGGTTATTCGCGATGAAAATCTGAAGCTTATGGATTTGTTTTTAACTAATGGAAGTGCTTCTATTCCGAAACTAATTGTGATTGATAATCACACAGGAGAAGTTCTTAAAACCTATGGGCCAAGACCGAGTGAAGCTGCAAATTACGTGAAACGCTTTAAAGCCAAAAATGGAAAACTTACTCCTGCTTTTAAGGCCGATTTACAGTATTGGTATAACGATAATAAAGGGGAAAATGTTATCGATGATATCATCCAAATGCTTGGAAAGTTACAAACTACCGTTTGCCAACAAACATAAAAGTAATCGTTCCCAGTTGGCTTTTTTGATTGGGATCCTTGCTAAATCGCGATTGATTGGCATATTCTAAGGCGCGTTCCATTAAACATTCGTTATTGGAAGTAGATGAAGTGTTTACATACGAATCTACAACATCGCCATTGGCATTAACAGCAACATTAACAATGATTTTCCCGTCAACCTCACAAAGATAAATAGGAATGGGAATGTGAATTTTTGTTCGGTTTGGTAAAGAGTAACTAATGCTACTACGTGAATTGTTTTGCGCACGTTGTTTTTTAAGCAATTCATTAACCTTGCTAAATTTAGCCAGTTCTTCCTGGTTTAAAGAAGCATCTGTGTCAGGTTTTAGATCTGTTTTTTCACTAGTCTCCGATGCATCTCCTTGGTCTTCAGACTTAGGTTGATAGTCTTCAGGTGGTGCAATAGGCTTAAAGGCTTGTGCAAAATGCTTTACTTTTTCAGTTTCATTAAAAGCGTTATTAGTTTCTGCTTTAGCTTGATTCTGATTTTCTAAGGCTTCGATTTCTTTTAATTCTTCTAAAGTGGGTTCCTTTTCGGGTTCTATTTCATAGTAACTCTCTGATGCAAATTCCTTTTTTTTATTTAGGCTTAAATTAAAAACCATAAGAATGACCGTTCCAGAAATTAGAAGGGTAATAAGTAGGGCTCTATGTTGATTTGTGAGATTCAAATCTTTGATTGTTAAAGGTTTAAGTTTATTTAATATACGTAAAATTATATTAATTAGTTTTTAGTGATTCGATAAAGGCTTCAATGCTCGTGGCATTTTCAACCTTAAAATCACCTATTTTAGTACGCCTGAGGGAAGATAGGTGCGCACCAGAGTTTAGGGCTTTTCCAAAATCGTTGGCTAAGGAACGAATATAAGTGCCTTTGCTACAAATAACTCTGAAAGATATATAAAATTCATCAATATTTGTAATTTCAAATTCAGAAACTGAAACGGTACGTGGTTTTATCTCAACATCCTCACCAGCTCTGGCGAATTCATACAAGCGTTTTCCGTCTTTTTTAAAGCTGAAAATATAGGAGGATATTGTTGAATGTCCCCTATAAATTGCTTGGTGGTTTCTTTAATTAATGCTTCTGTGATGTGTGTTGTGGGATAGGTTTTATCAATGTCGGTTTCTAGATCGAATGAAGGGGTTGTACTCCCTAATACAATGGTGCCCGTGTACTCTTTAATTTGCCCTTGGAAGGTGTCAATTTGCTTGGTCATTTTTCCTGTGCAAAGCACTAACAAACCTGTAGCTAAAGGGTCTAAAGTTCCAGCATGACCTACTTTTATCTTTTTTATTTTGAAGGCTTGTCGAATTTCCCAACGCAGCTTATTAACCACTTGAAAGGAGGTCCAATTTAAAGGCTTGTCGATGAGCAAAACCTGGCCAGATTGATAATCTTCAAGGGTTTTCATTAGGCATTTAACATTGAAAATATTACGGCAATAAGGCCAACAATGGCGCAGTAAATGGCGAAATATATAAGTTTACTTTTTTTAACTAGGGCAATCATCCATGTGCAGGCAAAAAGTCCGGCGACAAATGCCGCTATAAATCCTATAGATAGGGAAGTAAAATTATTACTATCATAAGCTAAATCTCCACTTAAAACGTCCTTAGCAATTTTACCAAATATTAAAGGAACGACCATTAAAAATGAAAAACGAGCTGCTTTAGTCTTATCATTACCTAACAACACAGAGGTCGAAATGGTTGCTCCCGAACGAGAAATGCCTGGAAGCATCGCAATGGCTTGGGAAACACCTATAATAAAAGCATCTTTAAAAGAAACTTTTTTATTGGTGTTTTTAGCTTTATCGGCAAAGTACAGTAATATGGCCGTAATAATAAGCATAAATCCAACCAACATGATGTTACCGCCAAAAAGTTGTTCTAGTTGTTCTTCAAAAAATAAGCCTACAATAACGGCAGGAATCATAGAAATGGCAATTTTGGTAATAAATTGTAAATCTTCGTTCCATTTAAATTTTAAAGCCCCTTTTATAAGGTCTAAAATGTCTTTTCTAAAAACTACTAAAGTACTTAAAGCCGTAGCAAAATGTAATACGACTGTAAAAAGTAAGCTGGTTCTGGCTTCTAGGTCTTCGCCTAAAATAGCTTTTCCTATTTCCAAATGACCACTTGAAGAAACGGGTAAAAATTCAGTAAGTCCCTGAATGATACCTAAAATAATTGCATCTATAATTTCCATGGCGCTAAAATATTAAAATACTCCTATATTCAACAGATGTTCCTCAATAATAAAAGCTTATTTAAGAATCTATGCAGTAGGTAGTGTTTACATCTCCCTTAGTCCTTCCTTTTTAGGAGGGAAACTCATGCTCAACGGCTTCCCCTCTAGTAAGAGGGGATTAAGGGGTGTGTGCTTAATATTGTTTGTTTTTAAGTAATGAAAATAGTTTTAGCACCAGATAAGTTTAAAAATTCGGTTTCAGGGTTTGCATTCTGTAAAGCTGTTGAAGCTGGTCTGAAAGAAATCCGTCCAGATTTAAAGGTTGTTTCATTACCACTTGCCGATGGTGGCGATGGCACCATAGATATTATCAATTTTTATTTAAAAGGGGAATTTGTTTCCGTGCAGGTTCATAATCCTTTTTTTGAAAGGATTTCTGCTTCTTATTTATTTGCTGAAAAATCTAAAACAGCTTTTATTGAAATGGCTGAAGCTTCAGGTTTAAAACTACTGAAACTTGAAGAATTAGATTGTAAAAATGCCACCACTTTAGGAGCCGGCGAACTGATTGTTGATGCTTTAAATCAAGGTGCTGAACAAATTATTTTAGGAATAGGCGGAAGTGCTACAAACGATTGTGGTATTGGTATGGCATCGGCTTTGGGTTATCGGTTTTTAGATGAAAACGATAAAGAAGTAAAACCTATTGGTGCCAATTTATCTAAAATAAAAAGGATTGATGCGTCATATATTCATGCTAAATTAAAGTCTGTTAAGTTTCAAATAGCCTGCGATGTTGAAAATCTGTTATACGGAAAAAACGGTGCCGTTCAGGTTTATGCCAAACAAAAAGGCGCAAACAAAAAAGATAGGGTATTGCTTGAGCAGGGTTTGCAAGATTTTTCAAAAGTTCTTGAAAATCATTTTAATATGGATGTGCAATCTGTAAAAGGAGGTGGTGCAGCAGGAGGTATGGGCATCGCATCCAAAGTATTTTTAAATGGTATTTTGGAGCCTGGAATTACTTTGGTGAAAGATTTAGTAGATTTTGATCATCAAATACAAGGTGCCATTTGGCTAATTACGGGTGAAGGGAAGTTGGATGTTCAAACCTTGTCTGGAAAGACGATTCGTGGCGTGCTTGATTCCGCGAAAGCGAAAAAAATAAAAGTCGCTGCATTATGTGGTGCCATCGATTTGAACGAAAATAAACTAAGAGACTTCGGGATAGATTACGCAGATAGCGTTTTAAACTACTCGGAAAATTTAAACGACGCCATGGAAAATGGGAAAGCGTATCTTGTAGAAATGGCTCGGATATTTGCTAAAAAACACCTGTAATTTACTTCTTATCAGGATTTAAAAGAATGGCATAAATTTGAATGCCAAACCCAATAAGCACTAAAGTTGGTGCTAATCGAATACGTATCCAGCTAAAAATTTCAGGGTTAAAGATATTCGGGTCGTCGCTTCCGCCACCAGACATTAAAATATAGCCTAAAGCAATAACGGCTAAACCTATAAACATGAATTTATAGTTTTTCTTTCCGAAGATGAAATGTGGTTTAGAAGCTTCTTTTCGTTTTTGTTCTCCCATAATTAAAAAGCTGAGGCATAAATTTTATGCAAAGTAACAGATTTATTTAATTTTTATTGTTAATCTCATTCTAAATTATTCTCTCACTATTAATAGTACAGCTGGTCTGTTCTTAAATTTAAGAAGCGTTGCGTTGCGAAATGTGTGCTAATCCAAGTGATTATAATGCCTAGCCCAAAAATAAATGCAAAAAGCAAAGCTACAAAAACGGGCTGCCCTAAAAGGTTGAGTTCTATAAAGGTTTTGTCTAAATAGTAAAGTACTACGGCCATACCAATAAGCGCTAAAATAGCACCAATAATACCGAGTTTGACGCTTTGCCAAACAAAGGGTCGTCTTATAAATTGTTTGGTTGCGCCAACCATTTGCATGGTTTTAATCGTGAAACGCTTGGAGTAAACCGCCAATCGGATGGAGCTGTTTATTAATAATACCGCAATTAAAGTAAAAATACTACTGATAATGAGTACCCAAAAGCTAATTTTTTTAACGTTG
This genomic interval from Tamlana carrageenivorans contains the following:
- a CDS encoding DNA-3-methyladenine glycosylase I encodes the protein MNTKTKCSWCQGDTLYEAYHDKEWGVPIHDDQLLFEFLILETFQAGLSWITILRKRENFRNAFDAFDYKKIAHYQQDKIDALLLDAGIIRNRLKIKATITNAQAFIKIQEEFGSFNSYIWGFVDGKPIKNHFKTMEEVPANTPLSDTISKDLKQRGFKFVGSTVIYAHMQATGMVNDHMVDCFRYKEV
- the aat gene encoding leucyl/phenylalanyl-tRNA--protein transferase, with translation MYFLSKDLWFPDVGKAFADGLLAVGGDLSVERLLLAYRSGIFPWFSQGEPILWWSPNPRFVLFPERLKVSKSMRQVLRNGGFKVTENKTFVEVMQSCSKIKREGQDDTWITQSMISAYTKLHELGYAKSVEVWKDNELVGGLYGIDLGNGVFCGESMFSKVSNASKVGFISLIQNHHYKLIDCQVYTKHLESLGAENMSRTSFLNYLEG
- the uppP gene encoding undecaprenyl-diphosphatase UppP; its protein translation is MEIIDAIILGIIQGLTEFLPVSSSGHLEIGKAILGEDLEARTSLLFTVVLHFATALSTLVVFRKDILDLIKGALKFKWNEDLQFITKIAISMIPAVIVGLFFEEQLEQLFGGNIMLVGFMLIITAILLYFADKAKNTNKKVSFKDAFIIGVSQAIAMLPGISRSGATISTSVLLGNDKTKAARFSFLMVVPLIFGKIAKDVLSGDLAYDSNNFTSLSIGFIAAFVAGLFACTWMIALVKKSKLIYFAIYCAIVGLIAVIFSMLNA
- a CDS encoding thioredoxin family protein, with the protein product MKSIIKESLERSMSYEAYRALVKQLVDEHSNTGVSKSEELADFTKLNERRMKRWDKTIKLTEQAKRCMKDFQQNVTWLVITESWCGDAAHVLPVLYKMASLNDNIDFKVVIRDENLKLMDLFLTNGSASIPKLIVIDNHTGEVLKTYGPRPSEAANYVKRFKAKNGKLTPAFKADLQYWYNDNKGENVIDDIIQMLGKLQTTVCQQT
- a CDS encoding DUF3098 domain-containing protein, producing the protein MGEQKRKEASKPHFIFGKKNYKFMFIGLAVIALGYILMSGGGSDDPNIFNPEIFSWIRIRLAPTLVLIGFGIQIYAILLNPDKK
- a CDS encoding DUF3127 domain-containing protein; protein product: MEVQGRIKMVGETQSFGSNGFRKREIVVTTDEQYPQHIMVEFVQDKTDLLNNYQVGQQVKISINLRGREWVNPQGETKYFNSIQGWRIEALQAEAGGANMPPVPPADAFEPAGDLKEDDSDDLPF
- a CDS encoding glycerate kinase, which produces MKIVLAPDKFKNSVSGFAFCKAVEAGLKEIRPDLKVVSLPLADGGDGTIDIINFYLKGEFVSVQVHNPFFERISASYLFAEKSKTAFIEMAEASGLKLLKLEELDCKNATTLGAGELIVDALNQGAEQIILGIGGSATNDCGIGMASALGYRFLDENDKEVKPIGANLSKIKRIDASYIHAKLKSVKFQIACDVENLLYGKNGAVQVYAKQKGANKKDRVLLEQGLQDFSKVLENHFNMDVQSVKGGGAAGGMGIASKVFLNGILEPGITLVKDLVDFDHQIQGAIWLITGEGKLDVQTLSGKTIRGVLDSAKAKKIKVAALCGAIDLNENKLRDFGIDYADSVLNYSENLNDAMENGKAYLVEMARIFAKKHL